A window from Mycobacterium saskatchewanense encodes these proteins:
- a CDS encoding MmpS family transport accessory protein, with translation MTSHLRTPSILFAVGVGVATAWAGVAHANDFPQVRYEVTGSSPVAEFISYQTDGGQLRAVNAKLPWSAQFTGFGGQVFVLSAQAPGSISCRILIDGRSVKDATATGTPARTVCTQ, from the coding sequence ATGACCAGTCACCTCAGGACCCCCTCGATCCTGTTCGCCGTCGGCGTCGGCGTCGCGACCGCGTGGGCCGGCGTGGCCCATGCCAACGACTTCCCGCAGGTCCGCTACGAGGTGACCGGCAGTTCCCCCGTCGCCGAATTCATCTCGTACCAGACTGACGGCGGCCAGCTGCGGGCGGTGAACGCCAAGCTGCCGTGGTCGGCGCAGTTCACCGGTTTCGGCGGGCAGGTGTTCGTGCTCAGCGCGCAGGCGCCCGGCTCGATCTCGTGCCGCATCCTGATCGACGGCCGATCGGTGAAAGACGCGACGGCGACGGGGACACCCGCCCGCACCGTCTGTACCCAGTGA